Proteins from a single region of Paenibacillus sp. BIHB 4019:
- a CDS encoding nitroreductase: MNIQELIKDRRTIRKFNTQPLSQETILELMNIAVWAPNHKLREPWRFICATEMESKAKLADHIVGSLSELKRYKLMPSKIKQMYKDKIQQIPAVLFVVVKEEKSKVKRDEDFAAACALIQNLQLCAWEQGIGMVWSIDETLCGSAPFCSSLGIRSDERIAGMLYLGYFDQKPAPGSRICADKKMTWL, translated from the coding sequence TTGAATATACAGGAATTGATTAAAGACAGAAGGACGATTCGGAAGTTTAATACGCAGCCGCTTTCGCAGGAGACGATTCTGGAGCTGATGAATATCGCGGTGTGGGCGCCAAATCATAAGCTGCGCGAGCCATGGCGGTTCATTTGTGCGACTGAGATGGAGTCGAAGGCGAAGCTGGCGGATCATATAGTGGGTTCGTTGTCGGAGCTCAAGCGCTATAAGCTGATGCCGAGCAAAATCAAGCAAATGTACAAGGACAAAATCCAGCAAATACCTGCGGTTTTGTTCGTCGTCGTGAAGGAGGAGAAAAGCAAGGTGAAGCGTGATGAGGATTTTGCAGCGGCGTGCGCATTGATTCAGAATCTTCAGCTGTGCGCTTGGGAGCAGGGCATCGGCATGGTGTGGTCGATTGATGAGACGTTATGCGGAAGCGCGCCTTTCTGCAGCTCGCTCGGAATACGCAGCGATGAGCGCATCGCTGGCATGCTGTATTTAGGGTACTTCGATCAGAAGCCAGCGCCTGGCAGCCGCATTTGCGCCGATAAAAAAATGACGTGGCTGTAG